The following proteins come from a genomic window of Miscanthus floridulus cultivar M001 chromosome 2, ASM1932011v1, whole genome shotgun sequence:
- the LOC136518507 gene encoding protein NDH-DEPENDENT CYCLIC ELECTRON FLOW 5-like: MAGFCTPAATAAAHATPTPLASSRKHIVMCLSPKPSGGGGGGGSKRVRLASTGAAPHQVRALAPATAAEEAAGPSPAPLNVEYLTAEFAGHGVSFEPVGSSCAVKMALRNGSVAHVLLPSGLVTSYKPAMWHGTVTEVLHTNVAEGPGGRAVIRGGVSVDLRCAGGDGVWSPSASRAWSLRDVRGNPTTSIEIELASAAPGNAAAARCVVTLHPEALATELAVTNGASSPMALTCAVPSHLRVSTPDATYALGLLGSDYRSVEPALSEFSIIPPDYGAAQQSAEGTTARHRWANRGLDMILSGGQDRGAADEPDGEEDDDYKHISDAMCRVYSNAPKEFTIIDRGRRNSVSLHRKGFEELYVFSPGSQYQWYGKYAYVVVGPAMLEPVMLGPGDTWQGAQYLRNPNL; the protein is encoded by the exons ATGGCGGGCTTCTGCACTCCTGCTGCCACTGCAGCTGCCCATGCCACTCCAACCCCTCTGGCCAGCTCAAGGAAGCACATCGTCATGTGCCTCTCCCCCAAgccaagcggcggcggcggcggcggcggaagcaAGAGGGTGCGGCTTGCGAGTACAGGCGCAGCTCCTCATCAGGTGCGCGCGCTGGCGCCGGCGACCGCGGCGGAAGAAGCGGCGGGGCCCTCCCCCGCCCCTCTCAACGTGGAGTACCTGACCGCCGAGTTCGCCGGCCACGGCGTGAGCTTCGAGCCCGTGGGCAGCAGCTGCGCCGTCAAGATGGCGCTGCGCAACGGCAGCGTGGCGCACGTGCTGCTCCCCAGCGGGCTCGTCACGTCCTACAAGCCCGCCATGTGGCACGGCACGGTCACGGAGGTGCTCCACACGAACGTCGCCGAGGGCCCCGGCGGGCGGGCCGTCATCCGCGGTGGGGTGTCCGTGGACCTCCGTTGCGCTGGCGGCGACGGCGTGTGGTCGCCGAGCGCGAGCAGGGCGTGGTCGCTCCGCGACGTCCGGGGAAACCCAACCACCTCCATCGAG ATCGAGCTTGCGTCGGCGGCGCCGGGGAACGCGGCCGCGGCGAGGTGCGTGGTGACGCTGCACCCGGAGGCGCTGGCCACGGAGCTCGCGGTGACGAACGGCGCGTCGTCGCCGATGGCACTGACGTGCGCCGTGCCTAGCCACCTGCGCGTGAGCACCCCAGACGCCACCTACGCCCTGGGGCTCCTGGGCTCCGACTACCGCAGCGTGGAGCCGGCGCTGTCGGAGTTCAGCATCATCCCTCCGGACTACGGGGCTGCGCAGCAGTCCGCAGAAGGGACGACAGCCCGGCACCGGTGGGCAAACAGAGGCTTGGACATGATCCTCTCGGGCGGGCAGGACCGTGGCGCGGCGGACGAGCCCGAcggcgaggaggacgacgacTACAAGCACATTTCGGATGCGATGTGCCGTGTGTACAGCAACGCGCCCAAGGAATTCACCATCATCGACAGG GGCAGGAGGAACTCCGTTAGCTTGCACAGGAAGGGGTTCGAGGAGCTGTACGTCTTCAGCCCGGGATCCCAGTACCAGTGGTACGGCAAATATGCCTACGTGGTCGTAGGGCCTGCCATGCTGGAGCCTGTGATGCTGGGGCCCGGAGACACGTGGCAGGGGGCTCAGTACCTGCGCAACCCCAATCTTTAG